A window of Candidatus Gastranaerophilales bacterium contains these coding sequences:
- a CDS encoding flagellar biosynthetic protein FliR, with protein MIDYIVQNFSFYFPQISVALNAGIFIFIRFLGMVRFAPGFNRKEVPVIAKISFALLFTVIFVAVLKPAAPPTGTSMIYGMLVNFTFGAIIGYVANCIVAAIEAGGDMINMQMGLSSAMVLDPTTQTQTSILGKYIGLLGLIVFINVGGFYWLINAFMRSFEIFPVYATAIPLDKIVNIQYLITITSNVLYIGLQIAAPVLLATLGQDLILGIISKTAPQINVFQLSFLFKPVFGAAILIWIMPILYNVINDYFLSFSQIF; from the coding sequence ATGATTGATTATATAGTTCAAAATTTTTCATTTTATTTTCCTCAAATAAGCGTTGCTTTAAACGCTGGGATTTTCATTTTTATAAGATTTTTAGGAATGGTAAGATTTGCTCCCGGTTTTAACCGAAAAGAAGTTCCTGTAATTGCTAAAATAAGCTTTGCGTTGCTTTTCACTGTTATTTTTGTTGCTGTATTAAAGCCTGCAGCTCCACCAACCGGTACGTCAATGATATATGGAATGCTGGTCAATTTTACGTTTGGTGCAATAATTGGTTATGTTGCAAATTGTATTGTAGCAGCTATAGAAGCTGGCGGGGATATGATTAATATGCAGATGGGGCTTTCTTCTGCGATGGTTTTGGACCCGACTACGCAAACACAAACTTCTATTTTGGGCAAATATATTGGGTTATTGGGACTTATTGTTTTTATCAATGTTGGTGGCTTCTACTGGTTAATAAATGCTTTTATGAGAAGTTTTGAAATATTTCCTGTGTATGCGACAGCGATTCCTCTTGATAAAATAGTGAATATTCAATATTTAATAACTATAACGTCAAATGTTTTATACATAGGTTTGCAAATTGCAGCTCCTGTTTTGTTGGCAACATTGGGTCAAGATCTTATCCTTGGGATAATATCAAAAACAGCTCCTCAAATTAATGTCTTTCAATTAAGCTTCTTGTTCAAGCCTGTTTTCGGTGCGGCGATATTGATATGGATTATGCCTATTTTATACAATGTTATTAATGATTATTTTTTGAGTTTTTCTCAAATATTTTAA
- a CDS encoding glycosyltransferase family 9 protein translates to MKILIIRLSALGDTIHTIPLAVALKKKYPDCEIGWVVDDKAKHFILNNPVVDKCFVLPRKKWKKRGLKWRSVREFLAVVRRINSENYDIVIDAQQLFKSSSIMPFLNIKRKLTNTDGREFSWIFANEFLKNDRRQFDKNYHVVKRNLEFAKYLGASEEEVAFVLPEISEKTKEKIDGLLSVLDKNKKNVVLAPATTWKNKHWKRENWLQLANELSGSVNIILTGSSQDTELSSFIEKNINFKVLNLTGLTTLEELTEVIKRADAVVSPDSGSAHIAWATQKPSVVSIFCATSPDRTAPFGEKYISLGATVDCAPCMKKRCKQNNGILCTASVTVLEVVSALKKLYII, encoded by the coding sequence TTGAAAATTCTTATTATCAGATTGAGTGCTTTAGGTGATACGATACATACAATTCCCTTGGCTGTTGCATTGAAAAAAAAATATCCTGATTGCGAAATCGGTTGGGTTGTTGATGATAAGGCAAAACATTTTATTTTGAACAATCCTGTTGTTGATAAGTGCTTTGTGCTTCCGAGAAAAAAATGGAAAAAACGTGGGCTCAAATGGCGTTCTGTTCGTGAGTTTTTAGCTGTCGTAAGGCGGATTAATTCTGAGAATTATGATATTGTGATTGATGCTCAACAATTATTTAAAAGCTCATCTATTATGCCGTTTTTGAATATTAAACGAAAATTGACAAATACTGACGGACGTGAGTTTTCTTGGATTTTTGCGAATGAGTTTTTGAAAAATGATAGGCGACAATTCGACAAAAATTATCACGTCGTTAAAAGAAACCTTGAGTTTGCAAAATACTTGGGTGCTTCAGAAGAAGAAGTCGCTTTTGTGCTCCCTGAAATATCGGAAAAAACGAAAGAAAAAATCGATGGACTTTTGTCTGTATTAGACAAAAATAAAAAAAATGTGGTTCTTGCTCCTGCAACTACTTGGAAAAATAAACATTGGAAACGGGAAAATTGGCTTCAACTTGCAAATGAGCTCTCTGGTTCTGTAAATATTATTTTGACCGGTTCTTCTCAAGATACAGAATTATCTTCTTTTATTGAAAAAAATATAAATTTTAAAGTTCTCAATTTGACAGGACTAACTACGCTTGAAGAATTGACAGAGGTTATCAAAAGGGCAGATGCAGTAGTGAGCCCTGACTCCGGGTCAGCTCATATTGCTTGGGCTACTCAAAAGCCATCTGTTGTTTCAATATTTTGTGCTACATCACCTGATAGAACAGCACCTTTCGGTGAAAAATATATTTCACTCGGGGCAACTGTAGATTGTGCCCCGTGCATGAAAAAACGCTGTAAACAAAATAACGGCATTCTCTGCACAGCTTCTGTCACGGTCCTTGAGGTCGTAAGTGCTTTAAAAAAGCTTTACATAATCTGA
- a CDS encoding diguanylate cyclase: protein MSIFSKIQSYLNKIRQVENNIVISTTGFLEVYERNIALEQEIEVRTNELNQANQTMLTLRNIWDMMNSSQPLTNVLAKIVSSLHGELGYLNSTILQISTNAKGKYFAPKSYSKCDIIQKVEETIQLPLEKFEIPYYEDSIFVKAIEDRKIHYTKDFATVIDSHLASSKLTLEQREDIISSMSTKCIIVVPLIRNQEPFGCLIVFSDRESPTDTELNFLNLFANQIELAITIAALFEEVKKQAVTDPLTGLFNRRFFEENIIKEAERSLRLKQPFSLISLDLDFLKKINDTYGHQYGDIAIKTIADVLKNRARSIDVAARIGGEEFNIMLPGIDSYGALIAAERVRAAIEAADVEKVGHITASVGVATFLEHSDRIDELVEMADQAMYKAKINGRNQVQMTKLQKDSNWQKVAVNAFVDILSKKRIPVPDNIAQDLSSKLDNVSLDGKNSKEVLYSVVDMISQTYCSNHQTGETKSKLLLAVMLAKRLDLTKAEIDKLKIAMLLYDIGNIMIPENIFTKAEPLTDDEKHQIQTHPVIAAREILKPISNIQDIIPIIEHHHENWDGSGYPQKISGNEIPITSQIILLVDAFFALTQDRPYRNAYPVEKAMEIIRCGSGKQWNDKLVEEFIYVVRNENLE from the coding sequence ATGAGCATATTTTCGAAAATACAATCTTATTTGAATAAAATCAGGCAGGTGGAAAACAATATTGTTATAAGCACCACCGGATTTTTGGAAGTCTATGAACGTAATATAGCACTGGAACAAGAAATTGAAGTTCGAACAAATGAACTGAATCAAGCTAATCAAACGATGCTTACATTGCGTAATATTTGGGATATGATGAACTCATCACAACCTTTGACAAATGTACTTGCAAAAATTGTCAGCTCTTTGCACGGTGAACTTGGCTACTTGAACAGTACCATTTTGCAAATATCAACCAATGCAAAAGGTAAATATTTTGCTCCTAAGTCTTACTCAAAATGTGATATTATTCAAAAAGTTGAGGAAACTATTCAACTTCCTTTAGAAAAATTTGAAATTCCTTATTACGAAGATTCTATATTCGTAAAAGCAATTGAAGATAGAAAAATTCATTATACAAAAGATTTTGCAACAGTTATTGATTCGCATTTGGCTTCTTCAAAACTTACACTTGAACAACGAGAAGACATTATTTCTTCAATGAGCACAAAATGTATAATAGTCGTGCCCCTAATCAGAAATCAAGAGCCTTTCGGCTGTTTGATTGTGTTTTCCGACAGGGAATCCCCAACTGATACAGAGCTCAATTTCTTGAATTTGTTTGCTAACCAGATTGAACTCGCTATTACTATTGCGGCATTGTTTGAAGAAGTTAAAAAACAAGCCGTTACCGATCCTTTGACAGGGCTATTTAACAGACGTTTCTTTGAAGAAAATATTATTAAAGAAGCAGAACGTTCTTTGCGTTTAAAACAACCGTTTTCGTTGATTTCGCTCGATTTGGACTTTTTGAAAAAAATAAATGATACATATGGTCACCAATATGGTGATATAGCCATTAAAACAATTGCAGATGTTTTGAAAAATAGAGCCCGTTCAATCGACGTCGCTGCAAGAATTGGTGGGGAAGAATTTAACATAATGCTTCCGGGCATTGATTCTTATGGTGCTCTAATTGCTGCAGAACGTGTCAGAGCTGCAATCGAGGCTGCTGATGTTGAGAAAGTCGGACATATTACCGCCAGCGTTGGTGTGGCTACTTTCCTTGAACATTCTGACAGGATTGATGAGCTTGTCGAAATGGCTGATCAGGCTATGTATAAAGCAAAAATAAACGGGCGTAATCAGGTTCAAATGACTAAGCTCCAAAAAGATTCAAATTGGCAAAAAGTTGCGGTTAATGCGTTCGTTGATATTTTGTCAAAAAAGAGAATACCTGTACCTGATAATATCGCGCAAGATTTATCTTCAAAGCTTGATAATGTTTCATTAGACGGAAAAAATTCTAAAGAAGTTTTATATTCTGTTGTCGATATGATTTCGCAAACATATTGTTCTAATCATCAAACCGGTGAAACAAAGTCTAAATTGCTATTAGCAGTTATGCTTGCAAAAAGATTGGATTTGACGAAAGCTGAAATTGATAAATTGAAAATCGCTATGTTGTTGTATGATATCGGCAATATTATGATTCCTGAAAATATTTTTACAAAAGCAGAACCCTTGACTGATGATGAAAAACATCAAATTCAAACGCATCCCGTCATTGCAGCAAGAGAGATATTAAAGCCGATAAGTAATATTCAAGATATCATTCCTATAATAGAACATCACCATGAAAATTGGGACGGGTCCGGTTATCCTCAAAAAATATCAGGTAATGAAATTCCGATTACGTCACAAATTATTTTGCTCGTAGATGCGTTTTTTGCCTTGACCCAAGACCGCCCATATAGAAATGCTTATCCTGTGGAAAAAGCTATGGAAATTATCCGTTGCGGTAGTGGCAAACAATGGAATGACAAGCTTGTTGAAGAATTTATTTACGTAGTGAGAAACGAAAATCTTGAGTAA
- the raiA gene encoding ribosome-associated translation inhibitor RaiA — MRITVKGRNIEITDAIRAYAEEKIGKVMNHYDQIQSIDVVLNVVKNPSVAQNHTAEVLCKFVSGSVKTEETAESMYASIDLVADKLSRQVQKFKEKNIGKAKSGSIRTDAAIEEEAEEIEEEQV, encoded by the coding sequence ATGCGTATTACTGTCAAAGGGCGTAATATAGAGATTACAGATGCTATCAGAGCATATGCTGAAGAAAAAATCGGAAAAGTTATGAACCACTACGACCAAATCCAATCAATTGATGTAGTGCTTAATGTCGTAAAAAACCCTTCAGTCGCTCAAAATCACACTGCTGAAGTTCTCTGCAAATTCGTTTCAGGCTCGGTTAAGACAGAAGAAACTGCCGAATCTATGTATGCCAGTATTGATTTGGTAGCTGATAAATTAAGCAGACAAGTTCAAAAATTCAAAGAAAAGAACATCGGAAAAGCTAAATCAGGCTCTATCAGAACCGATGCTGCTATTGAAGAAGAAGCAGAAGAAATTGAAGAAGAACAAGTTTAG
- a CDS encoding ROK family protein produces the protein MQNLAIGIDLGGTKVLTGLVDTKTGEVLYSVKKKTKKDKGPEKIIKKIIKSINEILEEKSISISDISSIGIGAAGQVDREKGVLIAAPNLDCFDLPVKSMIEAEFNVPVILGNDVEIATIGEMYFGAGQGHKDFVCVFVGTGVGSGIVQEGKIRHGATGTAGEIGHLIVDVGGRPCACGGNGCLEAYGSRLAVEKRISGALRKGRKSDISNYLVEGKGIKTSMMKKALDNGDELVIQSLEEGAEYLACGLASVINFYNPALIILGGGLVDAIDFFYHKAIKIAKGKSLPTPAEAIEFKKAELGDFSGVIGASLLSEYRATHDR, from the coding sequence ATGCAAAACCTTGCAATAGGTATAGATTTAGGCGGGACTAAAGTTTTAACCGGACTTGTTGATACAAAAACCGGTGAAGTTTTATATTCTGTTAAGAAAAAAACAAAAAAGGATAAAGGTCCAGAAAAAATCATAAAAAAGATTATCAAATCTATAAATGAGATTCTCGAGGAAAAAAGTATTTCAATTTCTGACATTTCGTCAATAGGTATTGGTGCAGCCGGTCAAGTTGACCGTGAAAAAGGTGTATTAATAGCGGCTCCAAATTTAGATTGTTTTGATTTGCCCGTAAAATCAATGATTGAAGCGGAATTTAATGTCCCTGTAATTCTCGGCAATGATGTTGAAATAGCAACTATAGGCGAGATGTATTTTGGTGCAGGGCAAGGTCATAAAGATTTTGTATGCGTTTTTGTCGGAACAGGCGTAGGCTCTGGAATAGTTCAAGAAGGCAAAATTAGACATGGTGCTACCGGTACTGCCGGTGAAATTGGACATTTGATAGTTGATGTTGGAGGTAGGCCCTGTGCATGCGGTGGCAATGGGTGTTTAGAAGCTTATGGGTCGAGGCTTGCAGTTGAAAAAAGAATTTCGGGTGCTTTGAGAAAAGGGCGAAAATCTGATATTTCAAATTATTTAGTAGAAGGTAAGGGCATCAAAACCAGTATGATGAAGAAAGCTCTTGATAATGGTGATGAGCTCGTAATTCAAAGTCTTGAAGAGGGGGCAGAATATTTAGCTTGCGGGTTGGCAAGCGTTATAAATTTTTATAATCCTGCTTTAATAATTCTAGGTGGAGGACTTGTTGATGCGATTGATTTCTTCTACCATAAAGCAATAAAGATTGCTAAAGGCAAATCTTTGCCCACTCCTGCAGAAGCTATCGAATTTAAAAAGGCAGAATTGGGCGATTTTTCAGGTGTTATCGGTGCATCTTTGCTCTCAGAATATAGAGCTACTCACGACCGGTAA
- a CDS encoding glutaredoxin domain-containing protein, producing the protein MKKVKIYTVDYCPYCSKAKELLTSLDIPFTDVDITDNEIEERKMIGETYSIEGRVTVPQIFIGKKRIGGYDNLKKLVEDKKLFELLKD; encoded by the coding sequence ATGAAAAAAGTAAAAATTTATACCGTGGACTATTGTCCCTATTGTTCAAAAGCAAAGGAGTTACTAACTTCTTTAGATATCCCTTTTACTGATGTTGATATAACCGATAATGAAATTGAAGAAAGGAAAATGATTGGTGAAACCTATAGCATTGAAGGTAGGGTCACGGTTCCTCAAATATTTATCGGGAAAAAACGTATAGGAGGGTATGATAATTTAAAAAAATTAGTAGAAGATAAAAAACTTTTTGAATTATTGAAAGATTAA
- a CDS encoding tetratricopeptide repeat protein: protein MKNEMTQNVKNALDNFKKQDFKAAIVDFEAALAEDENNPYILNNIGLCYAKLAEDEKAIEYYEKALQLDNSMVQTYINLADIFYKQKRLVDIMNMLENAVTLMPENIVLKHYLARIYQEDSRYDLAIDQLNEILDLSPENTDAFWDLGYIEFTLGNYDSAISHYEQILDKIDNNELIYYQAALAYEANDNIDKAISNHLKAISVNSDFHPSYKKLGILFLARGEKEDAKEYLNDYVNFDLPDEEKNEITSLLSRIK from the coding sequence ATGAAAAATGAAATGACTCAAAATGTAAAAAATGCTTTAGATAATTTCAAAAAGCAAGACTTTAAAGCTGCTATTGTTGACTTTGAAGCAGCATTGGCTGAAGACGAAAACAACCCTTATATTCTTAATAATATCGGTTTATGTTATGCAAAATTAGCTGAAGACGAAAAGGCTATCGAATACTATGAAAAAGCCTTGCAGCTTGATAATTCGATGGTTCAAACCTATATAAACCTCGCTGATATCTTTTACAAGCAAAAACGTCTTGTCGACATCATGAATATGCTTGAAAATGCAGTCACGCTTATGCCCGAAAACATTGTGTTAAAGCATTATCTTGCAAGAATTTATCAAGAAGATTCCAGATACGACTTGGCTATTGACCAGCTCAATGAGATTTTGGATTTATCTCCGGAAAATACTGACGCATTTTGGGACTTGGGATACATTGAATTTACCCTCGGAAATTATGACAGTGCAATTTCTCATTATGAACAAATTTTAGATAAAATCGATAATAATGAATTGATATACTACCAAGCAGCATTGGCTTATGAAGCGAATGATAATATTGACAAAGCTATTTCAAACCACTTAAAAGCGATTTCTGTAAATAGCGATTTTCACCCTTCTTATAAAAAACTCGGCATTTTATTTTTAGCCCGAGGGGAAAAAGAAGACGCAAAAGAATATCTTAATGACTATGTAAATTTTGATTTGCCGGACGAAGAAAAAAACGAAATCACATCTCTTTTATCCCGTATCAAATAA
- a CDS encoding YebC/PmpR family DNA-binding transcriptional regulator produces MSGHSKWSTIKHKKAKIDAQRGVAFQKFSRELIVAAKLGGGDPASNFRLRTAIDRAKQAGLPNDNIKRAIEKGAGSAGADNYEELTYEGYGAGGTAIIVEAMTDNRNRTAGDLRSYFTKFNGNLGENGCVGWMFKQVGLITFEKEVDFDALFEAAIEADAQDVIEEDDEYKVITAVPDFQSCVETLEASGFKSQSAELTRLPENSIDVTDEKTAINILRLMDKLEEHDDVQNVYSNFEIDDELAEKIADKI; encoded by the coding sequence ATGTCAGGACACTCAAAGTGGTCAACAATAAAACACAAAAAAGCAAAAATTGATGCCCAAAGAGGGGTTGCTTTTCAAAAATTTTCAAGAGAATTAATAGTTGCGGCAAAATTAGGTGGTGGAGACCCTGCTTCTAATTTTCGTTTGCGGACTGCAATAGATAGAGCGAAGCAAGCAGGTCTTCCAAATGATAATATTAAACGTGCTATAGAAAAAGGTGCGGGCAGTGCCGGTGCTGATAACTACGAAGAATTAACCTACGAAGGCTATGGTGCAGGTGGTACAGCTATAATCGTCGAAGCGATGACGGATAATCGTAACAGAACAGCTGGAGATTTGAGAAGCTATTTTACAAAATTCAACGGAAACTTGGGTGAAAACGGTTGCGTTGGTTGGATGTTCAAACAAGTAGGACTTATTACGTTTGAAAAAGAAGTCGATTTTGATGCTTTGTTTGAAGCTGCTATCGAAGCTGATGCCCAAGACGTTATCGAAGAAGATGACGAATACAAAGTTATTACCGCTGTTCCTGATTTTCAATCTTGCGTTGAAACTCTTGAAGCGTCAGGTTTTAAATCACAGTCTGCTGAATTGACAAGACTTCCTGAAAATTCAATTGATGTTACAGATGAAAAAACTGCAATAAATATTCTTCGACTTATGGACAAACTTGAAGAACATGATGATGTTCAAAATGTTTATTCAAACTTTGAAATCGATGATGAATTGGCTGAAAAAATTGCCGATAAAATCTAA
- a CDS encoding tetratricopeptide repeat protein, producing the protein MNIGIIILVGIATIIVIFAGLLLYKKIHRFENLYGEGMKELEAKNYAKARDIFLEIAKKHPVCQESLHRLGIISFYLGDYEAAELYFAQAAKNRNGCHIDLYNTALSSQMKGELDIAKKLYEKTIEVQADDTDAIYNMGIIEYNQKSYNEALQHFLRVDKFDPDKPIVLYYIARCQEFLNVNNDQNLQQEITEMYEKIMDEKGLPKDFFVTVAYSFAKLGNVKKTLILLDKALAVEPENAKCYKLSALTDLVQLKRDNAKHNILIAVDLDPEDNEAKKLLDYINLLY; encoded by the coding sequence ATGAACATCGGAATCATTATTTTAGTCGGAATTGCCACAATAATAGTCATTTTCGCCGGTTTGCTTTTATATAAAAAAATTCATAGATTTGAAAACCTTTATGGTGAAGGTATGAAAGAACTTGAAGCCAAAAATTATGCTAAAGCCAGAGATATCTTTTTGGAAATAGCAAAAAAGCATCCTGTGTGTCAAGAATCATTGCATCGATTGGGGATTATTTCATTTTATTTAGGTGATTATGAGGCTGCTGAATTGTATTTTGCTCAAGCTGCAAAAAATAGAAACGGGTGTCATATTGATTTGTATAATACCGCTCTTTCTTCGCAGATGAAAGGTGAGCTTGATATAGCAAAAAAATTATACGAAAAAACCATTGAGGTTCAAGCTGACGACACAGATGCCATATATAATATGGGAATTATTGAGTATAATCAAAAATCTTATAATGAAGCTTTACAACACTTTTTAAGAGTAGACAAATTCGACCCCGACAAGCCTATTGTTTTGTATTATATTGCAAGATGCCAAGAATTTTTAAACGTGAATAATGACCAAAATCTTCAACAAGAAATAACTGAAATGTATGAAAAAATTATGGATGAAAAAGGTTTGCCAAAAGATTTTTTCGTAACGGTTGCTTATTCCTTTGCAAAATTGGGCAATGTTAAAAAAACATTGATATTGCTTGATAAAGCATTAGCTGTTGAACCTGAGAATGCAAAATGTTATAAATTGAGTGCTCTGACCGATTTGGTTCAGCTTAAGCGAGATAATGCAAAACATAACATATTAATTGCAGTAGATTTAGATCCTGAAGATAACGAAGCTAAAAAGTTGTTGGATTATATAAATCTTTTATATTAA
- a CDS encoding S-layer homology domain-containing protein, with amino-acid sequence MTINKFTLAVALSIGLLASTSYAGFTEDLTTDASSSTLAACPLSGCPTPVTPQTATCPSCLQDTNSCSCPKPSCDSCDPCEKAAAPCDCDPCECDPCEKAQTPCDDNMTGAACPCPPADPCPQMQQCPQPSPPACAVCPQPDNGQKFKQQVYAYPNAIYGDNQVIGERNNGLFLGDDAQATACSPSGIPVANSECGCQSGATTGAASPIPCMNNAPCANGISVDRNPMNIDGSCCPVQIHTNSSVEVLQKSLVPFEVSTPTGAAVPLVSSFDDVPSGFWAGCDINKLAENSIIAGYPDRTFKPNLPVSRAEMATMIVKGLNLNDKMTCPEKVFKDVPENFWANKTINKAVSNGMMCGYPNDLFKPNEPLNRAEAFTILSKGINCPMDDCKAGQILSQYCDGDSVPSWAKIPIAKALEVGAMADSPQPNMISPNKDASRAEIANMLENVRVALGYSKDDVASTGDCGCTGAAAYMEKESITKVPTLQLCFSDEINSKSAHVGDQFAAKTIDEVTIDGVCYPAGSMVRGKVLEVVRPTKNCQGALRLSFNTIQNGDCKADLPNQILTAQVNQIKKPNGFMRAIEFPFTWTGGLLGDVGRTVGGAIISASNAVDNTINGVGVATGELFTGQFRAAGRSYQDVGKQIVTAPVDVTRTALSGTMGLFQYTGDELTYLVDPKGMKVSSINPKEKVTIAFGCHTQK; translated from the coding sequence ATGACTATCAACAAATTTACGCTTGCCGTAGCATTGTCCATTGGACTTTTGGCAAGCACAAGTTATGCAGGTTTTACGGAAGATTTAACAACGGATGCATCTTCAAGCACTCTGGCAGCTTGCCCTTTGTCCGGTTGCCCTACTCCTGTGACACCACAAACGGCAACTTGCCCAAGCTGTTTGCAAGATACCAACAGTTGTTCTTGCCCGAAACCTTCATGCGACTCATGTGACCCTTGCGAGAAAGCCGCAGCACCATGCGATTGCGATCCATGCGAATGCGACCCTTGTGAAAAGGCACAAACACCTTGCGACGACAATATGACAGGAGCGGCTTGTCCTTGCCCGCCCGCTGATCCTTGTCCGCAAATGCAACAATGTCCGCAACCTTCACCGCCTGCTTGTGCAGTTTGCCCGCAGCCTGATAACGGACAAAAATTTAAACAACAAGTTTACGCTTATCCAAACGCTATCTATGGCGACAATCAAGTTATCGGCGAACGAAACAACGGATTGTTTCTAGGTGACGACGCTCAAGCTACAGCTTGCTCACCTAGCGGTATTCCTGTCGCAAACAGTGAATGCGGTTGTCAATCAGGTGCAACAACAGGTGCAGCATCACCTATCCCTTGTATGAACAACGCACCTTGTGCTAACGGCATTTCTGTAGATAGAAATCCAATGAACATTGATGGCTCCTGCTGTCCTGTTCAAATCCACACAAATTCCAGCGTTGAAGTATTACAAAAATCATTAGTTCCTTTTGAAGTTTCAACTCCAACAGGAGCTGCAGTACCTCTTGTAAGCTCATTTGACGACGTTCCAAGCGGTTTCTGGGCTGGTTGCGATATCAACAAACTTGCAGAAAACAGCATTATCGCCGGCTACCCTGACAGAACGTTCAAACCAAACCTTCCTGTATCAAGAGCTGAAATGGCTACCATGATTGTAAAAGGCTTAAACTTGAACGACAAAATGACTTGCCCTGAAAAAGTATTCAAAGATGTACCTGAAAACTTCTGGGCTAACAAAACCATCAACAAAGCTGTTTCAAACGGCATGATGTGCGGTTATCCGAATGATTTATTCAAGCCGAATGAACCTTTAAACAGAGCCGAAGCTTTCACAATTCTTTCTAAAGGTATCAACTGCCCGATGGACGATTGCAAAGCTGGTCAAATCCTAAGCCAATATTGTGACGGCGATTCCGTTCCAAGCTGGGCTAAAATACCTATCGCTAAAGCTCTTGAAGTTGGTGCAATGGCCGATTCACCTCAACCAAACATGATTTCGCCAAACAAAGACGCAAGTCGTGCAGAAATTGCGAACATGCTTGAAAACGTAAGAGTAGCCCTCGGCTACAGCAAAGATGATGTTGCTTCTACAGGTGATTGTGGTTGCACCGGAGCTGCTGCTTATATGGAAAAAGAATCAATTACAAAAGTTCCGACCCTTCAACTTTGCTTCAGCGATGAAATCAACTCAAAATCTGCTCACGTTGGCGACCAATTTGCCGCAAAAACAATAGATGAAGTAACTATTGACGGCGTATGCTACCCTGCAGGTTCTATGGTTAGAGGTAAAGTTCTTGAAGTCGTCAGACCTACTAAAAACTGTCAAGGTGCTTTAAGACTTTCATTCAACACTATCCAAAACGGCGATTGCAAAGCAGACTTGCCTAACCAAATTCTTACAGCTCAAGTAAACCAAATCAAAAAACCAAACGGCTTTATGCGTGCCATTGAATTCCCATTCACTTGGACAGGTGGTTTATTGGGTGACGTAGGAAGAACAGTAGGTGGAGCAATAATCAGTGCCAGCAACGCTGTTGACAATACTATTAACGGAGTCGGCGTAGCTACTGGCGAATTATTCACTGGTCAATTCCGTGCTGCCGGCAGAAGCTACCAAGATGTCGGAAAACAAATCGTTACCGCTCCTGTTGACGTTACGAGAACTGCTTTATCAGGAACTATGGGATTGTTCCAATATACAGGTGACGAGCTCACCTACTTGGTCGACCCTAAAGGTATGAAAGTATCTTCTATCAATCCGAAAGAAAAAGTTACAATCGCATTCGGTTGTCACACTCAAAAATAA